From the Martelella mediterranea DSM 17316 genome, one window contains:
- a CDS encoding P1 family peptidase yields the protein MKNLITDIEGISVGHAHDLDLASGVTAIIFDRPAVASGLALGGAPGSRDQLLLDPARTVETVDAFVLSGGSAFGLDAAGGVQSGLRADGRGLAIGPALIPIVPGAILMDLLNGGDKEWGLHAPYRDLGYRAYLNAEKSPFALGTVGAGAGATTVNLKGGLGSASAVSEAGFTVAALVAVNAMGSVTMGDSPYFWAGSLERDGEFGGRGLPAAMPEDAHRLAIKGGPTTATTIGVVATDARLTKQQCYRLAVMAHDGLARAIQPAHLPFDGDTVLSAATCEKAAPDDFAFAEICMLAASTMARAIARGVYEAETLPQGGALESWKEKYERR from the coding sequence ATGAAAAATCTCATTACCGATATCGAAGGCATTTCAGTCGGCCATGCCCATGATCTCGACCTCGCCTCGGGCGTAACCGCGATCATATTCGACCGGCCCGCCGTCGCCTCGGGCCTCGCGCTTGGCGGCGCGCCCGGAAGTCGCGACCAGCTTCTGCTCGATCCGGCCCGGACGGTCGAGACGGTGGACGCCTTTGTGCTGTCCGGCGGATCGGCCTTTGGACTGGATGCGGCCGGCGGCGTGCAATCCGGCCTTCGCGCCGATGGGCGCGGCCTTGCGATCGGCCCCGCGCTGATCCCGATCGTGCCCGGCGCCATTCTGATGGACCTTCTGAATGGTGGCGACAAGGAGTGGGGATTGCATGCGCCTTATCGCGATCTCGGCTATCGGGCTTATCTCAATGCTGAGAAGTCCCCCTTCGCGCTCGGTACGGTCGGCGCCGGCGCCGGCGCCACCACGGTCAATCTGAAGGGCGGGCTCGGTTCCGCGAGCGCCGTCAGCGAAGCGGGCTTCACCGTGGCGGCGCTGGTGGCCGTCAATGCCATGGGCAGCGTGACCATGGGCGACAGCCCCTATTTCTGGGCAGGCAGCCTCGAGCGCGACGGCGAGTTCGGCGGCCGCGGCCTGCCAGCGGCCATGCCGGAGGATGCCCATCGTCTCGCCATCAAGGGCGGGCCGACCACCGCGACCACGATCGGTGTGGTGGCGACCGACGCCAGGCTTACCAAGCAACAATGCTACCGTCTGGCCGTGATGGCCCATGACGGCCTCGCCCGCGCGATCCAGCCGGCGCATCTACCCTTCGACGGCGACACGGTATTGTCGGCGGCGACATGCGAAAAGGCCGCACCGGATGACTTCGCTTTCGCAGAAATTTGCATGCTGGCGGCGAGCACGATGGCGCGGGCGATCGCGCGCGGGGTCTATGAAGCAGAAACGCTCCCCCAGGGGGGAGCGCTTGAAAGCTGGAAGGAAAAATACGAGCGGCGCTGA